Within the Mycteria americana isolate JAX WOST 10 ecotype Jacksonville Zoo and Gardens chromosome 23, USCA_MyAme_1.0, whole genome shotgun sequence genome, the region GTTTAAATGGACTTTACACCCCGTAGACGTCCGTGTTCACGCCAGCGTACGGCTCCGTCACCAACGTCCGGATAAACAGCACGATGACAACCCCACAGGTCCTCAAACTGCTGCTCAATAAATTCAAGGTACGTTAGACATCCCCCCGCTGCGCTCCTGGCTTGCTCTGCACGGCGCATTTATACCCCATGGATATAAAACGCAACGGCGGAGTGAaacaatgggatttttttttaatcgctGGGCAAGTCTAGGGTAGAAACGCGGACCTTTAATAGTCATTTATGTCTCCATTCAGATTGAAAACTCGGCGGAGGAGTTTGCGCTGTACATCGTCCACACCAGCGGAGGTGagtctgcaaaaaaaccctccccgGCACAGCCGGCGGGTCGGCCGCGGCAAAGCCCCGTCGTCTGCCGGGCCAAACACCGGTGCTTTTGGCattgcagagaagcagaagctgcGAGCCAGCGATTACCCCCTGATTGCCCGCATCCTGCAGGGCCCCTGCGAGCAGGTCTCCAAGGTCTTCCTCATGGAGAAGGACCAGGTGGAAGAAGTCACCTACGACGTGAGTTTGCCGGCACAGGATGCTCGTCGCTTTTGGATGGGCTCGGGACGCAGCCGGGGCCGGAAAACCGGAGGGATGTCTCCACGCTGGGGATGCAggaattgctttgctttgctcccgCGTCTCCCCGTGGAAACTCCCCATCTGACGGGAAAAACCTCGTTCTGTGCTTAAAGAGCATCTTTAAACTGCAACCGAGAGCAAAACCCCCCCCCGGCCCTATTTTGCCATCCCAAATCTGATCGCAGAAGAGCGATTGCTGCACATCCTTCGGTGTAATTGAGATTTTTCTCCAGCCGGGGAAAGCGCTGCGGGTGGGAAAGGCTCCTTTATGCCATCTgccggctcctcctgccccggcgcGGCTCTGCTCTTAAATCAGAGGACAGATGAGGTGCTTTTGGGGTATATTTGGGCTTAAACAGCACTCGGTGGCACACTGGGGATGTGCAGGGCTCTCCATATGAAGCAGCCGAGTCTTGCAGCCAGTgggtaaaataaaagaaaccttaggtggatttttttccccaataattAGCTAGCGCTTGTTTGCACAAGCTGATGTTCGTGCCGTGCAGAGGAAACGCGGCGGGTTTTAGGGTTTGTTGCAAAAATCGGAGAGGTCCTTGATTTCCTGCAAGGTCACCTTCAGCCTCGCGGGGTCGGTGCATCATCCTCTTCATCGCCCGGCTTGGCATTTCTCTCCCACCCAGGTTGCTCAGTACATCAAATTCGAGATGCCCGTCCTCAGGAGCTTCATCCagaagctggaggaagaggaggatcgCGAAGTGAAGAAGCTAATGCGCAAGTACGCCGGGCTCGGTGGCATTGAGGGGAGATGCTGAGAGTTAAGGACATTGTCAGGGGTTATTTTGGTGCAGAAAATTCCTTTGCACACCCTTGCGTCCCTAACGCGTGCATGAGCCACTGAGTTTTGCATTATTCCAGGGGTTTCTGGGCAATTTGGGTTAAAAGCCCAACTTGATGCTGCAAAAATCCTCTTTTCCTCGTCCTTCGCCTCTGCAGATACTCCATCCTCCGGCTGATGATCGAGCAAAGGCTGGAGGAGATTTCCGAAGGTCCGACGGCGATGTGAAAAGCTTCGCTGGCGCCCCGGCTCCGGGCTGCGTCGCACGAAGAGCCGTTTGCCTGCAGGATGTACTGTACCGATCCCAAACCCCCGTCGTTCCCGGAGCGCTCCCGGTGTCCGCCCGGATCGCTCCGGCTCTGAGCCAACCCATCCTCCCGCGCCTTCAGCTGCGCAGCGTCCTCGGGGGGTTCCGCCTCTGCAAATGGGGTTTTTCCCAGCAAGGCTCTGGCCGGTGGCAGCTTCGGCCAAAAACCTCAAATTCCTGGAAATAAcagggggggcaaaaaaaaaaaaaagaggaaatccGTGAGCAGGGTGAAGCCGCGGAGGACAGGGCCGAGCGAGGGCTGCAAGTGTTCGACGGCAAGAATTTGGGCTCGGTTTGAAGACGCTCACTGCAGCGGTGCCCGCACATGGCTCCCGGCGGAGGATCCACTGCTCGGTGGCAAGAGAGCACaaataattcctctttttttttaaaaaaaaaaaaaaagcacacttctATTGCAATAATTCGCAGGTGACGGGAAGCTTTTGTACATCGATAAGGGTCGGCTGAGAATTGGGGGGTTTTTAACACTTTTGCTGCCAAAAGCAAACCTGGGGACTGACGGTTGGATTTACAGCGAAAGAGTAAATCGCTTTTTTCCGGCGCGTTCCCTTAACCTGCATCTGGTCGCATAACTCCCTCCTTCCCCGGTTCTAATTTGCACTAATTttagggattttaaaaaaaaaaaaaaacaaaaaacaaaacaaaccacgaTGTCAAACCTCTCTGGTAGCCGCCACGTGCCAAACAGCACTCCCAGGAGTAGTTTATGGCGCTGAGCATCTCGCGAGGGACGCTGTGCGGAAAGCGGGGGGacggcaggaggagggagaggcagaaataaagagGGGTTCATTTTGCAAATTGGGTTTGCAGCGGTGCCGGCACATCGTCCCGGTGAAACCAGGACCGGGACTGGCTCCGTTATCGCCATCACACCTGGAAAAACCTCTTTCCTCCCGGGCTAAACCAGCAATATCAATTGTATACCTCGATGTGAACTAAAACTCTGACTTTCTCCCTCCCTTGAGTTTTTGCAATGtacctttgtaatttttttaaattttgatggTACCTTTTCCACCTTTAACATGTGTTAGGGCAAGTATTGTACAGTGAGAAAAGCTTTTTACGTATTTGAAGGATGACTGTGGCGTTGCTCCGTTgattaacaagaaaacaaaatatgtagCGACTTAATACAGAATGAAAACCCCCAAGTTAGAGCCTGGTTTGTTCGCAATAAAGCACTTTGCCGATAGAAACGCTGCGGAAATGTGCTCTGCGTGGGCTGGGAGCGCCGAGGCAGAAGAGCGAAACCTGCCTGCATCCTGGCGGAGAAGTTTCCCAAGGAGAAATGCTCCTGCCCTGCAGTTTTGGGGACTCGCAACTAAATCGCTGGGAGATTTGGGGGCTTTGAGGGTTTATTCAGCCCTTAGAGACTATTTATCCCCATGCGCCGGGGTCAGCGGGCTCCGTCCTCTGGCTATTTCCCTTCCAGAAGGTAAAACTCACCTCTAGAAGAAAACCTCTGCATTGCTTAGCCTTGTTTTAAACACACTGAGTTTTTAAACCTGatctattccatttttttcctcctcctcgaGGCTGAGCTCTCTGCATCCCCAAGGTTATCCCCAGCCACGCTTTGCTTTCTCCCCGTAGCCGCCGGCCCCACGTCATCCAGCCCACTGAAGCCCATTTATCCCTCCCCGCGCAGGAGGGGGATACAAGTGACGTCGGCTCCGCTTATCGAAGCTTTATCCGCCGGGAAAAGTCCAACGTGAGTTGAGCCCGGCGGGCGCAGACGGGAAGAACCATCGCCGGTGCGGCCCCGGGTGCACGGGTAAGGGCGGCATCCTCGGCACGGAGTTGAGggataaaaagagaaggaattggGTAGAGAGCAAGGTGAAACGTGTCGGGTTTTGGCAGGCACCTGAGCTGGAGgttgggatggggagagcagccCGGGGAGGCACTGCACCCTGCCCGCCCGCTTCCGCACCGGGTTTTTCCCTGGGTTGTGATCCATAAGCTTGGATACTGCAGGGgaaataaagaggggaaaaaataggaaggaaaaaaaacccccatgtctTAACTTTTACGGGGTTTGCCGCTCGGGTTTGCGGCGTTTCCAGCCATGGCGATGCAGCTGCAAACAGCTGGAAGGGGGACGTGCGCTTCTCCGGGCTTTCCTTAAAATAAACCCCGTTAGTTGGAGGAGCAGGGTAGCGAAACAAGGCAAATTAAATTAATCaagccctattttttttttgtgaagcactGGGTTTCAAAGCGGGGGGGGTCAGGCCTGGCACCTTCTAGCGAGGGCCACGGGAGGGAAACGCTGACGCAGGGATGctgcggccggggcggccggccAGGGGGGctctgctttttcaaaaggcttttgtcAACACGGCTCCTGCTATTTTTGGGATGATTTTGGGGCCTCGATGGCTCAGCAGCTTCGGTACAATGAGCCTGTTTGCTCAGCCATCGGCCGGAGGGGTTGCAgggtgggggacgggggggaaaTCGCATCGTGATGCTCCGGTACTTTGCGGCGGGGTGGAAAAATGAAGGCGCAACTTTGCTCGGGAAGTCGGGAGCATTTGCATTCCACCATGCTGGCGGTGCCCACCCTccgtatttattaaatatatagaATATGGTAAATATGTACTATAATACGTTAAATTATTAACTATATTAAATGTAGGTTGGCCCGAGCCTAAGGCAAACCACGCGGTGCACGGAGCCAGGATCCCTGTGCTCACCGTCCCTCCTTGTGCCCCTTTCGCAGGTCGGGCAGGATGAGGCCCCGCGATGCCTGGTGCTGGGTGGCGATGCTGCTGCTCGCCCTCTTCAGCGATGTCACCGGTGGCCGCCGCGGTGCTGGTGGGAGAACCGGCGGGCgaggaggtggcggcggcggcagcggggggctgcgcgggggcttTCGGGCCGTCTCCCGCAGCGGCGGCACCCCCGGCCGCAGCTCTAAGGTGGCAGGGGCCATCGCGGCCGGTGCTGCCGCAGGGTATGGCATGGGGCTTTTGGGGCGCCCGCGACCGTCCCGCCTGGGTCATGGCATCCCGGCAGGCCGGCAGCCCCCGCTAGCAGGTGGCTTTCAGGCCCCGAGTTGGCCGGACGTGGGTGCCAAGCGGGGACCCCCCAGCCGAGCCCCCGGGGACCGGCGTGGCGGCATCGGCCCCGCtctgctgctggcacccaccGTCTGCTTCGTCAGCCACCGGCTGCAGCGCTGAGCACGGGGAGGGCACCCTGGGTGACCCCCGGCCGGCCGAGCCCGCCGGGATTTCTTAGTGAATGACTTTCCTGGGAGATTAGATGTGGCttggggaggtgggagagatgCTCCGccgctgcctcagtttccccccgcCGGCACGACGGGACCCCGCGCCAGCAGCCGGAGCTGGGCAGCCATCCCCGTGCTCGCGGGGCCAGCCGGGAGCCGGCCGGATCCTGCAAACCCCCATCTGCAAGAGCACGAACGTGAGCAAATCCAGCCCTGAAAGGACGTGTGGATATCTGCACCTGGAGAGATGCTGGATCAGCCCTGCCAGCGCTCGGCTCCGGTTTCCCATTACACGGCTTTACCAAAAAATGCTCCTTTCCCCCCAAAAGAGCACTGGGACTTGGTGGGGGGAGGGAACGCGGGGCTTGAAAACGGACCCCTCTGCCTTGCAATAAAGTTTGGCCTTGAGAcatcctctctttttttaaccaaatccAGCGTGTTTAGCACCGGTCACAACCCGAGGAAGAGCCGCATCCTCGAGGGATGCTGCGGGGAGGGTGGCGGGGTGGGGTGAGCACGATGCTCAGGGACAAAcacccccatcccatccctccggCTTTGATACGAGCAAACACGTCCCAATCTTTACCATCCCCAGCCCAAAACACACCCAGCTGTGGGACTGGTCCTCCCTCAGGTGCTTCGTGTTTGGCAGAGAGGATGCAAATCCTGCCTGGGAAGAGCTTGGAAGGAGCGGTGAGGGATGCTTCCCCCTTTAGcacctgcattttcttctctagTCCCTGTCTTGGGTGGTTAAACCTTCCCTAAACCTGGTTTAGCTGCAGCAGCTCAACTCTTGCTGTGAGCAAAGAATATAAAGATGCACCAAGTGAAATATTGGGGATCCCCAAGGAACCCATGGGCGGCCGCAATCACCGCCTTCCAGCAGGTAAGTCCCCCGCCGAAGTATTTTTGAGCCTGGATGTCTGTGAGCGGGTCATCTCCCCCTGGAATtagtggggttttggggggtatGGATATCCTTATTCTCTCCCCAGGAGAGCTGTTGAGTCGGGTCTTGCCTCTATTGAGGGGTGGAAGGAGCCCTGGCTGGTGTACATTGATTTTCTGGACTCTTTTACAACGCTTTCTTAAATTTTACAGAAGTCATTCGGCTCCTGAGGGATTTAATAGTGTTTTGGAGCAGGTGAGCATGGGATGCACCCGAGGCCGATGCTCTTACGCTGTCAAAATCGCCTCTCAAATGGTCTCTCCCCCGGCTTAGAGGACGGCTTTTAAATTTAACAAATCCACCTATTCCTATAATGCACTgaggggttatttttttttaatgtgcttgttGAAAATAAGCAATAAACCCAGCAGAAGCTCCAGCCACAGctcaaatttgcatttttccagCATCTGTTTTGCATCCGGACCTGCCCGGGTTGTGCTGCAACGTCCGGACCCTGTCCCGAGCACCCTCCGCTCACAGCCCTCATTTGCAGCCTGAGTTCAGAAACGCCGCAGGGGTCATCCCCCGCTTCCTACATCGCATTCCcaaatttttcttgcttttttcccctcccgcTGGCGTGCAATACACAGGGAAATGCTCTCATCTCCCCCTCAATTTAATTTCCAGCCCTTGCCAAGGGCTGCGCTGCAGGAAAAAGCCTTAAAAGCTATTAACGTCCTCCTCAATCGCCTTGTGCTGGGGAGTTTCGGGGTTGCGTGTTCGGacgggggagcagggctgctcttgagCAACCCCCGATGCCGAGATCCCTCGGAGACATGTTTTTCTAGGCGAGCGGTTGCGGGCAAAGTCAAGGCGTTTTCATGCGTTTTGCTCTGAAACAGCAACTGAGCGAGCGCTGGCCTCCGGCGCGGCCGGCTGCAAAGCTCAGCCTAATTTTGGAGGGTTCTTTGGGAGACCCAGCCTTGCAAAACCATCCCCGGCGTCGAtgccgggagccggggctgggctcAGACGGGAGATGGTGCTGTTCGCTCGGCGATGCGGCTCCTCTAATCCCCCACACCGGATCAGACGCAGGGATAAAATCAGCCCTGGGTGAGGTTTGGGCACTTGCTTTGCACTTCAAACCTCCAAAGAAGactctttctcctccagctctctgCAAACTGTCCAGCCGTGCACCAACGAtcttctttttgcagtttttttcaggcaagaaaaatatattcGGTTGCTCTGCCTGCACGGGGGATGCTTATTTGTGGAGATGAGGGATGCAAAGCGCCGTGGGACGGGCGATTTAGAGGAGAGTATAAAAAGCCAACGCCCAAACTTTATTGCATTTGTACTTTGGGGTGTATTTATTACCAGCCTGGTAAATCGAAAATGCTTCCCGCCCTCCCTTGGCAGCAaggctcctgcctgcactgcagcATGTGGAGTATTTAGCTAGTTAATACAGAGCAATTAATTTATCTAATTCAACAGACCATTCCTAGGGGCCAAGAGGGCCCCGGGGTTATTGGATCCAACCGTCCTTAAAGGACGCGAGGGCTCGGaccgtgtccccgtgtcctgcTCCAGGGCTCCCGGCACCAGGAAAGCTCCGATATTCCCCACCGACCCCGCAGCGGTGAGCAAACGGCTCCGATCGTCACCATAAAACCCACTTACCCACGCAGGACCCCGTGCTGCTTAAAAAAATCGGGTGCTGGGCGTGCAGAGGGGGGAGAAATGGGGGTTTTTTGAGCTCGTCTGAGCATTGCCGACGTCGGTGGTGGTTGGGGCAGCCTCCCCGTGCTGGGGTGAAGGGCAGGGAcgatggggattttggggggctaaaaattattctattctattattctattgCATTTTCTATTGCTGCCCGCCGAGGTCAAACCCTCCTCAGCGGAGTTTGCCGTGCAGGcgctgccagccccttcctggcaATATTCACGCGCTCACCGCAAGAAATAggtggttttccttcttttgggTTTTTCCATCCGCCACCCCCCCTCTTCTTTGTTGGGGGGGGATTTCCTTCTTTGTtggtggtttgttggggttttttttccccttctttgttgggttttttttttcctcctgccgcTGGGCTGCAGCTCGCCAGTGCAAGGTCTATTAGGAGATGAGTCCTCCGAGCCCATCACTGAAGGACCGTATCTTCGTCGCtacctctttctcttttaagctTGAAATCGCTCTCGTTTTACCTTGAAAAATCTTAATTAATAAGAAGGGTCGTATAAACCTCCCCGTGGCCCTGATCAGCAGGGTCCCCCCTATAGCTTGGGGACCGGTGAAGGAGTtttccctgcagggcagcagagtcGGGGGCTTTGGGGGTCTTGTATTTATTTGCCTCCCCTTTAAATGACGTGGGGAAAAGTCTGAGCTATTCAGTTTTGAGTATTTAGGGCAAAATAACATCCTAAATAAAATGTCCCGGTAAAGTCTGGAGCTGGAGAGCTTTTGGGATGCGTTAAGCAGTCGGATGCTGAGTTGGGGTAGGACGAGCAGCAGCCGTAGGGATGCTTAGGACAGACCCAATAACCTCACAGGGGCTTTTATTCCCCAAATCTTCCTTTCCatcaccattttttaaattgcttttgccCAGGGAAGATATGAAGGGTGGCATCCTGacgttttatttttattttcctcggTTTGGAAACTAGCTCCAATATTAAACCCTACCtgccatctatttttttttttgccccactCCCCGTTTGCTGCTCCACTTACCAATATTCAGAGATAATGTGGTGATGCCCAGTAGCCAATTTCAAGcaaaaaacccttttattttgctctttccaAGCACCTACGGGAGCTCTGGATCCCTGTTACGGATCTCTTAGTTTTCCTCATTGGGAGTAAGCTGCTTGCACGCAGGAATAATCACCTATTTAGTGCtgaataggtttttttctttatttttccaccaAAAGTATGAAAAAGAGTCACATTTGGGGTTTACCTGGAGCCCCACTTAAAGACCAAACTCTTTAGCATCCTTGTGGGCAAGGAGGTTTGCAGCGCAAAAAATCGCATCCTGCGTAGGCTCAAACCAAACTGGTCCAAGGCTTGGTCTTGAGCTTAAAATTAAAGCACCGTCCAGCTGAAGGGTCCTAAATCTTCCATCgtttttatttgtaatttgtaaCCTTTGCTATAGTCTAAGTCATCTAACGGTGGCGCTGGTTTAGGTACCGGGGAGATGTGGATTTCTGGCAACATTAAGAAGGGCTTGGGGTTTCACGTGAAGTTGTTTGGGCTTAACGCCACTGAAACAGCAAACGTAAAAACTCTTTTTATTAGACAGAAAATAGCTGGAGTAAATACAAGGTATAAATGGGTGTTGGCTTtctatggggagaaaaaaatccctggcCCCAACCAGCGCATTGgctttattagaaaatatttgttgGATGGTAGCGATACCGTTagtgggagcaggggaggagaaaaggtTAACTGAAATTGTGGGGTTTAGGCCAAATTTAGTGCTGAAAGGGAACAAAGGCGCCCacaggctggggggcaggggcagaCAGGGCGAAAAAAGCCGCTTCTGTCTGCGGCGCCGCGGGGATGGGCGAGAGCCGTTTGCCATGAAGGAGGCTGACGTGCATCTTGGCTTTATCTGTTTTAATTTGTACCAGACGTCGAACACTTAGAAAAGTATTGGAACGGCAAATTTCGTGCATGCACCGTTACGGATTTACAAAACATTCGCGTATGACAAAGTACGGGTTACCTCAAAGCCCTGCTTTTCCGGTGAATATCCTGAAAGATTTCttctctctatattttttttatatatatatatatatatatataacttcaCTTAGCTTACACCGATG harbors:
- the RASSF2 gene encoding ras association domain-containing protein 2 isoform X1 translates to MDYGGCEYLVPCGKDKYISKNELLLHLKTYNIYYEGQNLQLRHREEEGELIVEGLLNISWGLRRPIRLQMQDDNQRIRPPPSSSSWHSGCNLGAHGSVLKPSTLPDIQVTDAEAVPNAEAPGSGAAAKSQPEETPQLMRTRSDVGVRRRGSARTPSEQRRIRRHRFSINGHFYNHKTSVFTPAYGSVTNVRINSTMTTPQVLKLLLNKFKIENSAEEFALYIVHTSGGPLRAGLQGLPHGEGPGGRSHLRRCSVHQIRDARPQELHPEAGGRGGSRSEEANAQILHPPADDRAKAGGDFRRSDGDVKSFAGAPAPGCVARRAVCLQDVLYRSQTPVVPGALPVSARIAPALSQPILPRLQLRSVLGGFRLCKWGFSQQGSGRWQLRPKTSNSWK